In one window of Oryza sativa Japonica Group chromosome 9, ASM3414082v1 DNA:
- the LOC4347642 gene encoding ras-related protein RABA3 has translation MVAEEEVVVVWEGEKEGEIDYVFKVVVVGDSAVGKTQLLGRFTKDEFFLDSKSTIGVEFQTRTLSLHRKRVKAQIWDTAGQERYRAVTSAYYRGALGAMVVYDITRRRTFENVARWVEELRAHADGSTVVALIGNKADMPAGRREVAADEAARFAEEQGLFFSEASALSGDNVDRAFLTLLEEIFAVVSRRALELDEARRMRDGGAGGGEVLSLKGTTLDVGSIMETSAMKKSSQCSCS, from the exons atggtagcggaggaggaggtggtggtggtgtgggaGGGGGAGAAGGAGGGGGAGATCGACTACGTGTtcaaggtggtggtggtgggggactCGGCGGTGGGGAAGACGCAGCTGCTGGGGAGGTTCACCAAGGACGAGTTCTTCCTCGACTCCAAGTCCACCATCGGCGTCGAGTTCCAGACCCGCACCCTCTCCCTCCACCGCAAGCGCGTCAAGGCCCAGATCTGGGACACCGCCGGCCAAGAACG GTACAGGGCGGTGACGAGCGCGTACTACCGCGGCGCGCTGGGCGCCATGGTGGTGTACGACATCACGCGGCGGCGGACGTTCGAGAACGTGGCGCGGTGGGTGGAGGAGCTCCGGGCGCACGCCGATGGCTCCACCGTGGTGGCGCTGATCGGGAACAAGGCCGACATGCCGGCGGGCCGGCgcgaggtcgccgccgacgaggccgcgcggttcgcggaggagcAGGGGCTCTTCTTCTCCGAGGCGTCCGCGCTGTCGGGCGACAACGTGGACCGCGCCTTCCTCACGCTGCTCGAGGAGATCTTCGCCGTCGTGTCGCGCAGGGCGCTGGAGCTCGACGAGGCACGGCGgatgcgcgacggcggcgccggcggcggcgaggtgctgTCGCTGAAGGGGACCACGCTGGACGTCGGCTCCATCATGGAGACCAGCGCCATGAAGAAGAGCTCGCAGTGCTCCTGCTCGTGA